A single region of the Glycine max cultivar Williams 82 chromosome 20, Glycine_max_v4.0, whole genome shotgun sequence genome encodes:
- the LOC547449 gene encoding class III acidic endochitinase precursor, with protein MASERQALMLILLTTFFFTIKPSQASTTGGITIYWGQNIDDGTLTSTCDTGNFEIVNLAFLNAFGCGITPSWNFAGHCGDWNPCSILEPQIQYCQQKGVKVFLSLGGAKGTYSLCSPEDAKEVANYLYQNFLSGKPGPLGSVTLEGIDFDIELGSNLYWGDLAKELDALRHQNDHYFYLSAAPQCFMPDYHLDNAIKTGLFDHVNVQFYNNPPCQYSPGNTQLLFNSWDDWTSNVLPNNSVFFGLPASPDAAPSGGYIPPQVLISEVLPYVKQASNYGGVMLWDRYHDVLNYHSDQIKDYVPKYAMRFVTAVSDAIYESVSAATHRILQKKPY; from the coding sequence ATGGCTTCCGAAAGGCAAGCGTTAAtgcttattctcttaacaacattcttcttcaccataAAGCCTTCACAGGCCAGTACTACTGGTGGCATAACAATCTACTGGGGCCAAAACATTGACGACGGCACCTTGACTTCCACATGCGACACTGGAAACTTCGAGATTGTCAACCTAGCTTTCCTCAATGCGTTTGGTTGCGGCATAACTCCATCATGGAACTTCGCTGGCCACTGTGGGGACTGGAACCCTTGTTCCATACTAGAACCCCAAATACAATACTGCCAGCAGAAAGGTGTCAAAGTCTTCCTTTCCCTCGGTGGTGCTAAAGGAACCTACTCCCTCTGCTCACCCGAGGACGCAAAAGAAGTTGCCAATTACCTTTATCAAAACTTCCTCAGTGGCAAACCCGGTCCACTTGGAAGTGTAACATTGGAAGGCATCGATTTCGACATTGAACTTGGTTCCAACCTCTATTGGGGCGACCTTGCCAAGGAACTAGATGCTCTCAGGCACCAAAACGACCACTACTTCTACTTGTCCGCAGCCCCACAATGTTTTATGCCTGATTACCACCTCGACAATGCCATCAAAACTGGTCTTTTCGATCATGTAAACGTTCAGTTCTACAATAACCCTCCATGCCAATACTCACCTGGCAATACTCAATTGCTTTTTAATTCATGGGATGATTGGACTTCAAATGTTCTTCCCAATAACTCTGTTTTCTTTGGACTACCAGCATCTCCCGACGCTGCTCCAAGTGGTGGTTATATACCACCACAGGTGCTCATTTCTGAGGTGCTTCCCTATGTAAAGCAAGCTtccaactatggaggagttaTGCTGTGGGACAGGTACCATGATGTTTTAAATTATCACAGCGATCAGATAAAGGATTATGTTCCAAAATATGCAATGCGGTTTGTGACCGCAGTTTCCGACGCTATTTATGAGAGTGTCTCTGCAGCTACGCACCGCATCTTACAGAAGAAACCATATTAG
- the LOC100810929 gene encoding putative chitinase precursor: MAALKQVSSLLLFPLFLIFSLFKSSHAGGIAVYWGQNGNEGSLEEACNTDNYQYVNIGFLNVFGNNQIPQLNLAGHCNPSTNECTGLSNDINVCQSKGIKVFLSLGGAVGSYSLNSASEATDLAAYLWDNFLGGQSNSRPFGDAVLDGIDFDIEDGSGQYYGDLARELDAYSQQRKVYLAAAPQCPYPDAHLDSAIATGLFDYVWVQFYNNPQCHYTSGNIDNLVSAWNQWTSSEAKQVFLGLPASEAAAPSGGYIPPDVLISDVLPAISGSPKYGGVMIWDRFNDGQSGYSDAIKASV; this comes from the coding sequence ATGGCAGCCCTCAAACAAGTTTCATCCCTCTTGCTATTCCCTTTGTTTCTCATTTTTTCCCTATTCAAATCCTCTCATGCTGGTGGGATTGCAGTCTATTGGGGTCAAAACGGCAATGAAGGCTCCTTGGAAGAAGCTTGCAACACTGACAACTACCAATATGTGAACATAGGTTTCTTGAACGTTTTTGGCAACAACCAAATCCCACAACTAAACCTTGCAGGCCATTGTAATCCAAGCACCAACGAGTGCACCGGATTAAGCAATGACATCAATGTATGCCAAAGCAAAGGAATCAAAGTGTTTCTCTCCCTTGGAGGCGCCGTTGGAAGCTACTCTCTCAACTCGGCTTCTGAAGCCACAGACCTTGCAGCGTACCTATGGGATAACTTCCTTGGAGGACAATCAAATTCACGTCCATTTGGTGATGCTGTGTTGGATGGCATAGACTTTGACATCGAAGATGGTTCAGGCCAATACTATGGTGACCTTGCAAGAGAACTTGATGCTTATAGCCAACAAAGAAAAGTGTACTTGGCTGCTGCACCACAATGTCCATACCCTGATGCTCACTTGGATTCGGCTATTGCAACTGGCCTTTTTGATTATGTGTGGGTTCAGTTCTACAACAATCCTCAATGCCATTATACTTCAGGGAACATTGATAACCTAGTTAGTGCATGGAACCAGTGGACCTCAAGTGAAGCTAAACAAGTGTTTTTGGGGCTACCTGCATCTGAGGCAGCTGCTCCAAGTGGTGGTTATATTCCTCCTGATGTGCTAATTTCTGATGTTCTTCCTGCTATCAGCGGCTCTCCCAAGTACGGTGGAGTCATGATTTGGGACAGATTCAATGACGGCCAAAGCGGATACAGTGATGCTATTAAGGCCAGTGTTTAA
- the LOC100811468 gene encoding ABC transporter C family member 10 produces the protein MAGFWSVFCGESGCSEAGKMPGSYDFRLLIDPSTCVNHLLISCFDVLLLIMLVFIMIQKSTLKPSRGLIQVQRYPYFQLVSAIVNGALGLAHLCFGIWVLEETLRKNQTVLPLNWWLLEIFHGLTWLLVSLTISLKLKQLPRAWSGFFSVLIFLVSGIFCGLSLFYAISSRELSLKIASDILSFLGAILLLLCTYKESNHRDTDSEIDESLYAPLNSESNKNDYITYVTPFAKTGFFGRMTFWWLNPLMKMGKEKTLQDEDIPRLREEDRAESCYLLFLDQLNRQKQKDQSSQPSVLRTIILCHWKEILISGFFALLKVVALSSGPLLLNSFILVAEGNESFKYEGFVLAISLFFTKNIESLSQRQWYFRCRLIGVKVRSLLTAAIYRKQLRLSNSARLMHSGGEIMNYVTVDAYRIGEFPYWFHQTWTTSLQLCISLVILFRAVGWATIASLVVIVITVLCNTPLAKLQHKFQSKLMVTQDERLKACSEALVNMKVLKLYAWETNFRSSIERLRNEELKWLSAVQLRKAYNTFLFWSSPVLVSAASFGACYFLNVPLHANNVFTFVATLRLVQDPIRTIPDVIGVVIQAKVAFARIVKFLEAPELQSANVTQRCINENKRGSILIKSADFSWEANVSKPTLRNINLKVRPRQKVAVCGEVGSGKSTLLAAILREVPNTQGTIEVHGKFSYVSQTAWIQTGTIRENILFGAAMDAEKYQETLHRSSLLKDLELFPHGDLTEIGERGVNLSGGQKQRIQLARALYQNADIYLLDDPFSAVDAHTATNLFNEYIMEGLAGKTVLLVTHQVDFLPAFDSVLLMSDGEIIEAAPYHHLLSSSQEFQDLVNAHRETAGSDRLVDVTSPQKQSNSAREIRKTSTEQNYEASKGDQLIKREEREKGDQGFKPYIQYLNQNKGYIYFSVAALSHLTFVVGQILQNSWMAASVDNPQVSTLQLILVYLLIGLISTLFLLMRSLFVVALGLQSSKSLFSQLLNSLFRAPMSFYDSTPLGRILSRVSSDLSIVDLDVPFGFVFAVGATMNCYANLTVLAVVTWQVLFVSIPMIYFAIRLQRYYFASAKELMRLNGTTKSFVANHLAESVAGAVTIRAFEEEDRFFEKNLYLIDVNASPYFHSFAANEWLIQRLETVSAVVLASAALCMVVLPPGTFSSGFIGMALSYGLSLNMSLVFSIQNQCNIANYIISVERLNQYMHIPSEAPEVIEGNRPPGNWPAAGRVQINELQIRYRPDAPLVLRGITCTFEGGHKIGIVGRTGSGKSTLIGALFRLVEPAGGKIIVDGIDICSIGLHDLRSRFGIIPQDPTLFNGTVRYNLDPLSQHSDQEIWEVLGKCQLQEAVQEKEEGLDSSVVEAGANWSMGQRQLFCLGRALLRRSRILVLDEATASIDNATDLILQKTIRTEFADCTVITVAHRIPTVMDCTKVLAISDGKLVEYDEPMNLIKREGSLFGKLVKEYWSHFQSAESH, from the exons ATGGCGGGTTTTTGGAGCGTGTTTTGTGGGGAATCTGGTTGCTCAGAGGCTGGAAAAATGCCTGGCAGCTATGATTTTAGGCTTCTCATTGATCCTTCCACTTGTGTCAACCATTTGCTAATCTCTTGCTTTGATGTGTTGCTGCTTATCATGCTTGTATTCATTATGATCCAGAAGTCAACATTAAAACCATCTCGGGGTCTAATACAGGTGCAAAGATATCCATATTTCCAGCTAGTTTCTGCCATAGTCAATGGTGCTCTTGGGTTGGCACATTTGTGCTTTGGAATTTGGGTTTTAGAAGAGACGTTGAGGAAAAACCAAACTGTGTTGCCTCTTAATTGGTGGTTGCTAGAAATCTTTCATGGATTAACATGGTTGTTAGTGAGTTTAACAATAAGTCTCAAGTTGAAACAACTTCCAAGAGCATGGTCAGGGTTTTTTTCTGTTCTAATCTTCTTGGTTTCTGGTATTTTCTGCGGTTTATCCTTGTTTTATGCAATTAGTAGCAGAGAACTATCCCTTAAGATAGCTTCAGATATTCTATCTTTTCTGGGGGcgatattattgttattatgcaCATATAAGGAATCCAACCATAGGGACACTGACAGTGAAATTGATGAAAGTCTTTATGCACCCTTAAACAGCGAGTCcaacaaaaatgattatattaCATATGTAACCCCATTTGCCAAAACTGGATTCTTTGGCAGAATGACATTTTGGTGgttgaatccattgatgaaaatGGGCAAAGAGAAAACACTTCAGGATGAAGACATTCCGCGTTTGCGGGAGGAGGATCGAGCAGAAAGTTGCTATCTGCTGTTTTTGGATCAATTGAACAGACAGAAACAGAAGGATCAATCCTCGCAGCCATCAGTTTTGAGGACAATAATTTTATGCCATTGGAAAGAAATTTTAATATCAGGATTCTTTGCATTGCTTAAGGTAGTTGCTCTGTCTTCAGGACCTCTTCTTTTGAATTCTTTTATATTGGTTGCTGAGGGTAACGAGAGTTTCAAATATGAGGGTTTTGTGTTGGCCATATcacttttctttacaaaaaacaTAGAATCCTTATCACAAAGGCAATGGTACTTCCGCTGCAGACTCATTGGTGTGAAAGTTAGGTCGTTGCTAACTGCAGCCATTTATAGAAAACAATTGAGGTTATCCAATTCTGCTAGATTGATGCACTCTGGTGGTGAGATAATGAATTATGTGACTGTGGATGCTTATAGAATTGGTGAATTTCCCTATTGGTTTCACCAGACTTGGACAACAAGCTTACAGCTATGTATCTCATTAGTTATACTTTTTCGTGCTGTTGGATGGGCAACAATTGCCTCCTTGGTGGTGATAGTAATCACTGTGCTTTGCAATACTCCACTTGCGAAGTTGCAGCACAAGTTTCAAAGCAAGCTTATGGTGACACAAGATGAGAGATTGAAGGCTTGTTCTGAGGCTCTTGTGAATATGAAGGTGTTGAAGCTGTATGCGTGGGAAACCAATTTTAGAAGTTCTATAGAGCGATTAAGGAATGAGGAGCTCAAATGGTTGTCTGCAGTGCAATTAAGAAAGGCATACAACACCTTTCTCTTTTGGTCCTCCCCTGTCTTGGTCTCTGCTGCTTCCTTTGGGGCATGTTACTTTCTTAATGTTCCATTGCATGCAAATAATGTTTTTACTTTTGTCGCTACTTTGCGCCTTGTTCAGGATCCAATTAGAACCATCCCTGATGTTATTGGGGTGGTCATCCAGGCAAAAGTTGCGTTTGCTAGGATTGTAAAATTTCTTGAGGCACCTGAACTGCAGAGTGCAAATGTCACACAAAGGTGTATCAATGAGAATAAGAggggttcaattttaattaagtctGCTGACTTTTCATGGGAAGCTAATGTATCAAAGCCAACACTGAGAAACATAAACTTGAAGGTTAGACCACGACAAAAGGTGGCTGTCTGTGGAGAGGTTGGCTCAGGCAAATCAACTCTCTTAGCAGCAATTCTCAGAGAAGTTCCTAATACTCAGGGGACA ATTGAGGTTCATGGGAAGTTTTCCTATGTTTCTCAAACAGCATGGATACAGACAGGTACAATAAGGGAGAATATATTGTTTGGAGCAGCTATGGATgctgaaaaatatcaagaaACACTTCATAGGTCTTCACTATTGAAGGATCTTGAGTTGTTTCCCCATGGTGATCTCACTGAAATAGGGGAGAGAGGAGTCAACCTGAGTGGAGGTCAGAAGCAGCGAATTCAACTTGCACGTGCACTATATCAGAATGCTGATATATATCTCTTGGATGATCCATTCAGTGCTGTTGATGCACATACTGCAACAAATTTGTTTAAT GAATACATAATGGAAGGACTTGCTGGGAAAACAGTCTTGCTTGTGACTCATCAAGTTGATTTCCTTCCAGCATTTGATTCTGTTTTG TTGATGTCAGATGGGGAAATCATAGAAGCTGCTCCTTATCACCATTTGTTGAGCTCAAGCCAAGAATTTCAGGATCTTGTGAATGCCCACAGAGAGACTGCTGGCTCTGACCGGCTTGTAGATGTTACTTCTCCGCAGAAACAATCAAATAGTGCTagagaaattagaaaaacatctACGGAGCAGAATTATGAAGCATCAAAAGGTGATCAATTGATTAAgcgagaagagagagagaagggagaccAAGGGTTCAAACCATATATACAGTATCTGAATCAGAACAAAGGATATATATACTTCTCTGTGGCTGCTCTTTCTCACCTAACATTTGTGGTTGGCCAAATATTACAAAACTCATGGATGGCCGCTAGTGTTGATAATCCTCAAGTCAGCACTTTGCAATTGATTCTTGTTTACTTGTTGATTGGACTTATTTCAACACTATTCTTGTTGATGAGAAGTCTTTTTGTAGTTGCTTTGGGTCTTCAATCATCAAAGTCTTTATTTTCACAGCTACTGAACTCCCTTTTTCGTGCCCCCATGTCATTTTATGACTCCACTCCTTTAGGAAGGATACTTAGTAGG GTCTCCTCGGATCTCAGCATTGTAGACCTTGATGTCCCATTCGGCTTTGTTTTTGCTGTGGGAGCTACTATGAATTGCTATGCTAATCTAACCGTTTTAGCTGTTGTTACTTGGCAAGTCTTGTTTGTCTCCATACCGATGATTTATTTTGCAATCCGCCTGCAG AGATATTACTTTGCCTCTGCAAAAGAACTGATGCGGTTGAATGGCACAACAAAATCCTTTGTTGCCAACCATCTTGCTGAATCTGTTGCTGGAGCTGTGACAATAAGGGCTTTTGAGGAGGAAGATcgtttttttgagaaaaatctttATCTAATTGATGTCAATGCGAGCCCTTACTTCCATAGTTTTGCTGCGAATGAGTGGCTGATTCAACGATTAGAAACGGTCAGTGCTGTTGTTCTTGCATCTGCGGCACTGTGCATGGTTGTACTTCCACCCGGAACTTTCTCCTCTG GATTTATTGGCATGGCTCTCTCTTATGGCCTTTCACTTAACATGTCCTTAgtattttcaattcaaaatcaatGCAACATAGCGAATTATATAATATCAGTAGAGAGGCTAAATCAGTATATGCATATACCAAGTGAGGCTCCAGAAGTAATAGAAGGAAATCGCCCTCCTGGGAATTGGCCAGCGGCTGGTAGAGTACAAATAAATGAATTGCAG ATACGTTACAGGCCTGATGCACCACTAGTACTTCGTGGAATCACATGCACATTTGAAGGAGGTCACAAAATTGGTATTGTTGGCAGAACAGGCAGTGGAAAGTCTACTCTTATAGGCGCCTTAttccgtctagtggagccagcaGGTGGAAAAATCATTGTTGATGGAATAGACATTTGTTCTATTGGACTTCATGACTTGAGGTCACGCTTTGGTATTATACCTCAGGATCCTACTCTTTTTAATGGGACAGTCAGATACAATTTGGACCCTTTATCTCAACACTCTGATCAAGAGATATGGGAG GTTCTAGGGAAGTGTCAGTTGCAAGAGGCTGTCCAAGAGAAAGAAGAGGGATTAGACTCTTCAG TTGTTGAAGCTGGAGCAAACTGGAGCATGGGACAACGACAGCTATTCTGTTTGGGGCGTGCTCTTCTCAGGCGAAGTCGGATATTGGTGCTTGATGAAGCAACTGCGTCAATTGATAATGCAACTGATTtgattctgcagaaaacaattAGGACTGAATTTGCGGATTGTACAGTGATTACAGTAGCTCACAGGATACCAACTGTGATGGATTGCACCAAAGTTCTTGCCATCAGTGATG GGAAACTGGTGGAGTATGATGAACCGATGAACTTGATAAAGAGAGAAGGATCACTCTTTGGGAAGCTTGTTAAGGAATACTGGTCTCATTTTCAGTCTGCAGAATCTCATTGA